Proteins from one Thioflavicoccus mobilis 8321 genomic window:
- a CDS encoding cytochrome b/b6 domain-containing protein: protein MNSDTTHAAASGPPDAPAEIKVWDPLVRAFHWLLVAGFATAYLVEDEPLAIHVWAGYLVLGLIAVRIAWGLVGPQHARFTDFVRGPGAVGHYLGDALRGRAPRYLGHSPAGGAMVIALLVLLTAIGLTGLALYGAEEHAGPLASLMSGAPEFWEEGLEEVHEVLANLALGLIVLHVAGVVFTGLSHRENLVRAMVTGKKRNADT from the coding sequence ATGAATAGCGATACTACCCACGCGGCGGCCAGCGGGCCGCCCGATGCGCCCGCCGAGATCAAGGTCTGGGACCCGCTCGTGCGCGCCTTCCATTGGCTGCTCGTCGCTGGATTCGCGACGGCCTATCTCGTCGAAGACGAGCCGCTCGCCATTCACGTCTGGGCGGGCTACCTGGTGCTCGGCCTCATCGCGGTGCGGATCGCCTGGGGCCTGGTCGGTCCGCAGCACGCTCGCTTCACCGATTTCGTGCGCGGCCCCGGCGCCGTCGGGCACTACCTCGGCGACGCGCTACGCGGGCGGGCGCCACGCTATCTCGGCCATAGTCCAGCGGGCGGAGCCATGGTCATCGCGCTGTTGGTGCTCCTGACCGCGATCGGGTTGACCGGCCTCGCCCTCTACGGCGCCGAGGAGCATGCCGGGCCGTTGGCATCGCTGATGAGCGGCGCGCCCGAGTTCTGGGAGGAGGGCCTGGAAGAGGTGCACGAGGTCCTCGCCAACCTGGCACTCGGGCTCATCGTTCTGCATGTCGCCGGCGTGGTGTTCACCGGTCTTTCGCATCGCGAGAACCTGGTGCGGGCGATGGTCACCGGCAAGAAGCGCAACGCGGATACCTGA
- a CDS encoding diheme cytochrome c yields the protein MRTMTPALSLLASGLLALGTSTVAFGDSDRDDDDRRRSRPGVAPVTNATYREECGACHMAYQPNLLPARAWDDIMSLEALANHYGDDASLGNGTRTEIRNYLTNHAADEAGRFRSPALARASRSPAHAPEEALPRISATRYFRHEHDEIPDRLVSGNPEVMSLSQCNACHRGAEQGIYNEHQVDIPGAGRWDD from the coding sequence ATGCGCACAATGACACCCGCCCTATCACTCCTTGCCTCTGGCCTGCTCGCTCTGGGTACGTCCACCGTCGCCTTTGGTGATTCGGACCGTGATGACGACGACCGCCGCCGCTCCCGTCCAGGCGTTGCGCCCGTCACCAACGCGACCTACCGCGAGGAGTGCGGGGCCTGCCATATGGCCTATCAGCCGAACCTGCTGCCGGCACGGGCATGGGACGACATCATGTCACTGGAGGCCTTGGCGAACCACTACGGCGACGACGCCTCGCTCGGCAACGGCACACGCACCGAGATCCGCAACTACCTGACGAACCATGCCGCCGACGAGGCCGGGCGCTTTCGCTCGCCGGCGTTGGCCAGGGCCTCACGATCACCGGCGCACGCTCCGGAAGAGGCGCTGCCACGCATCAGCGCAACGCGCTATTTCCGCCACGAGCATGACGAGATCCCGGATCGTCTGGTGAGCGGCAATCCGGAAGTGATGAGCCTCAGCCAGTGCAACGCCTGCCATCGCGGCGCCGAGCAGGGAATCTATAACGAGCATCAGGTGGACATCCCGGGTGCCGGGCGCTGGGACGATTGA
- a CDS encoding CCE_0567 family metalloprotein codes for MKDAELQALRKEVKRAKRIASEKAGELHDLVEERLPQAYKDIPAVSQACFDACEAWAELNARLNAAEKEATGA; via the coding sequence ATGAAAGATGCGGAGCTACAGGCGCTGAGGAAGGAGGTCAAGCGGGCGAAGCGCATCGCGTCGGAGAAGGCAGGAGAGTTGCACGACCTGGTCGAAGAGCGTCTGCCACAGGCCTACAAGGACATCCCCGCTGTCTCTCAGGCGTGTTTCGATGCCTGCGAGGCCTGGGCCGAATTGAACGCCCGCCTGAACGCCGCGGAGAAAGAGGCGACGGGCGCCTAA
- a CDS encoding hemolysin family protein, with product MYTLLIFFFLIAIFTSFLCSLWEAVLLSITPSYAQIKVQEGSRLGHLLQAFKEDIDRPLAAILTLNTIAHTAGAIGVGDQASKIWAEANPLITGLAVPVVMTLAILVLSELIPKTLGANYWKELAPFTARSLALIIRLLAPLVWFSRYVTKKLKKEQVGSAFTRSDFLAMADIGAEDGVFERHESDIIRNLLRFRQVRAQDVMTPRTVLLTAPDGETIGEFLGRDPTPQFSRIPLYEGGSPDQVIGYMLKDELLARMVEGGGAEPLDTLRRDIITVPRDYPITELFSQFLAVREHIALVVDEFGGTAGIVTMEDIIETLLGVEIVDESDEATDMQLLARRHWEHRAKRLGVTLDRPDSPAKDAAESDAADGGR from the coding sequence GTGTACACCCTGCTCATCTTCTTCTTTCTGATCGCGATCTTCACGTCGTTTCTGTGCTCCCTGTGGGAGGCGGTGCTGCTCAGCATCACGCCCTCCTACGCACAGATCAAGGTGCAGGAGGGCAGTCGGCTCGGCCATCTCCTGCAAGCCTTCAAAGAGGACATCGATCGACCGCTGGCGGCGATCCTGACGCTCAATACGATCGCCCATACGGCCGGCGCGATCGGCGTCGGTGACCAGGCGAGCAAGATCTGGGCGGAGGCCAATCCGCTGATCACGGGTCTCGCGGTGCCGGTGGTCATGACGCTGGCGATCCTGGTGCTCTCCGAGCTCATCCCGAAGACGCTGGGGGCGAACTATTGGAAGGAGCTGGCGCCCTTTACCGCACGCTCGCTCGCACTGATCATCCGGCTGCTGGCGCCGCTGGTCTGGTTCAGCCGGTACGTGACCAAGAAGTTGAAGAAGGAACAGGTCGGCAGCGCCTTCACGCGCAGCGACTTCCTGGCGATGGCCGATATCGGGGCCGAGGACGGCGTCTTCGAGCGGCACGAATCGGACATCATCCGCAACCTCCTGCGGTTCCGGCAGGTGCGGGCACAGGATGTGATGACGCCGCGCACCGTGCTGCTGACGGCCCCGGACGGCGAGACGATCGGCGAGTTCCTCGGGCGCGACCCGACACCGCAGTTCTCGCGCATCCCCCTCTACGAGGGCGGCTCGCCCGATCAAGTGATCGGCTACATGCTCAAGGACGAACTGCTCGCGCGGATGGTCGAGGGCGGTGGCGCCGAGCCGCTGGACACGCTGAGACGAGACATCATCACGGTGCCCCGCGACTATCCGATCACCGAGCTGTTCAGCCAATTTCTCGCCGTTCGCGAACACATCGCACTGGTCGTCGACGAGTTCGGGGGTACGGCCGGGATCGTCACGATGGAGGACATCATCGAGACGCTGCTGGGCGTGGAGATCGTCGACGAGTCTGACGAAGCGACCGACATGCAGCTGTTGGCGCGCCGACACTGGGAACACCGGGCCAAACGCCTCGGCGTGACCTTGGATCGCCCCGATTCACCGGCCAAGGACGCTGCGGAGTCGGACGCCGCCGATGGCGGTCGCTGA
- a CDS encoding damage-control phosphatase ARMT1 family protein, giving the protein MRVYLDCWPCFLRQALSAARRAGAPPELQRAILAETMTELQGLSAEATPPEMGERIHRLVRERTRVPDPYLAAKEEATARALALLPALRARVEAAADPLEAAVRIAIAGNIIDYGVAESFDLEATLERVLHATPAIDALAVLRRALRQADEVLYLADNAGETVFDRVLIERLPMPVQYAVKAGPVLNDATREEAIAAGLDRVAELVDTGCDAMGAPLALCSPAFRERFDRAPLIIAKGQANYETLSGVDAPVCFLLQAKCSVIAEDLGVAPGSVIIKASDRLLAASAPAE; this is encoded by the coding sequence ATGAGGGTCTATCTCGACTGCTGGCCCTGCTTCCTGCGTCAGGCCCTGAGCGCGGCCCGCCGCGCCGGTGCCCCGCCCGAGTTGCAGCGTGCGATCCTGGCAGAGACCATGACCGAGTTGCAGGGGCTCTCGGCCGAAGCGACGCCGCCGGAGATGGGCGAACGCATCCATCGGCTGGTGCGCGAGCGCACGCGGGTACCGGATCCCTATCTCGCGGCCAAAGAGGAGGCGACCGCGCGGGCCCTCGCCTTGCTGCCGGCCCTCAGGGCGCGGGTCGAGGCCGCCGCCGATCCGCTCGAAGCGGCGGTGCGCATCGCCATCGCCGGCAACATCATCGATTACGGCGTCGCCGAGTCGTTCGACCTGGAGGCGACCCTGGAGCGTGTCCTGCACGCCACGCCGGCGATCGACGCCCTCGCCGTTTTGCGCCGGGCGTTGCGACAGGCCGACGAGGTCCTGTACCTGGCCGACAATGCCGGCGAGACGGTCTTCGATCGCGTCCTCATCGAGCGTTTGCCCATGCCGGTGCAATACGCCGTCAAGGCCGGGCCCGTGCTCAACGACGCCACCCGCGAGGAGGCCATCGCGGCCGGACTGGATCGGGTCGCCGAGCTCGTCGACACCGGCTGCGACGCGATGGGCGCGCCGCTCGCCCTCTGCTCGCCGGCCTTTCGCGAACGCTTCGACCGCGCGCCCCTGATCATCGCCAAAGGTCAGGCGAACTACGAGACGCTCAGCGGCGTCGACGCCCCGGTCTGCTTCCTCCTGCAAGCCAAGTGCTCCGTCATCGCCGAAGACCTCGGCGTCGCGCCCGGCAGCGTCATCATCAAGGCGAGCGACCGGCTCCTCGCCGCGTCGGCCCCGGCTGAATGA
- the katG gene encoding catalase/peroxidase HPI: MEKAETTAAGKCPVMHGGNTAAGKSNMDWWPNALNLGILHQHDSKTNPMGAGFNYREEVKKLDVEALKKDLHALMTDSQEWWPADWGHYGGLMIRMAWHAAGSYRIADGRGGGGTGNQRFAPLNSWPDNVNLDKARRLLWPIKKKYGNKVSWADLIILAGTIAYESMGLKTFGFAFGRDDIWHPEEDINWGSETEWLATSDDPKSRYSGERELDNPLAAVMMGLIYVNPEGVDGNPDPLKTAKDVRETFARMAMNDEETVALTAGGHTVGKCHGNGDAALLGLEPEAADVEDQGLGWNNKTKRGIGRDTVTSGIEGAWTTHPTRWDNGYFRMLLDHEWELKKSPAGAWQWQPVDIEEEDKPVDVEDPSIRYSPIMTDADMAMKMDPTYRQIAERFYKDPDYLSEVFARAWFKLTHRDMGPKSRYIGPDAPQEDLIWQDPVPAGRTDYDVDAVKAKIAASGLSVSEMVATAWDSARTFRGSDMRGGANGARIRLSPHKDWEGNEPARLAKVLDALQGIAAQTGASVADVIVLAGNVGIEQAAKAAGFDVKVPFAPGRGDATEEMTDADSFAPLEPIHDGYRNWLKKDYAVKPEELMLDRTQLMGLTAPEMTVLVGGMRVVGANYGGAKHGVFTDREGALTNDFFINLTDMAYTWVPTGSNLYEIRDRKSGETKWTATRVDLVFGSNAILRAYAEVYAQDDNKEKFVDDFVAAWTKVMNADRFDLA, from the coding sequence ATGGAAAAGGCAGAAACGACAGCCGCCGGTAAATGCCCTGTCATGCACGGCGGCAATACGGCGGCTGGAAAATCGAACATGGACTGGTGGCCCAACGCGCTGAACCTGGGCATCCTGCATCAGCACGACTCCAAGACCAACCCGATGGGCGCGGGCTTCAACTACCGGGAAGAGGTCAAGAAGCTCGATGTCGAGGCGCTCAAGAAAGACCTGCACGCCCTGATGACCGACAGCCAGGAGTGGTGGCCGGCCGACTGGGGGCACTATGGTGGCCTGATGATCCGCATGGCCTGGCACGCCGCCGGTAGTTACCGGATTGCCGATGGCCGTGGCGGCGGCGGGACCGGCAATCAGCGGTTCGCGCCGCTCAACAGCTGGCCCGACAACGTGAATCTGGACAAGGCGCGCCGTCTGCTCTGGCCAATCAAGAAGAAGTACGGCAACAAGGTCAGTTGGGCCGACCTGATCATCCTCGCCGGTACCATCGCCTACGAGTCGATGGGGCTGAAAACCTTCGGCTTCGCCTTCGGGCGCGACGACATCTGGCACCCGGAAGAGGACATCAACTGGGGCTCGGAGACCGAGTGGCTGGCGACCAGTGACGACCCCAAGAGCCGTTACTCCGGCGAGCGGGAGCTGGACAATCCACTCGCCGCCGTGATGATGGGCCTGATCTACGTGAACCCGGAAGGGGTCGACGGCAACCCGGACCCGCTCAAGACGGCGAAGGACGTGCGCGAGACCTTCGCCCGCATGGCGATGAACGATGAGGAGACCGTCGCCCTGACCGCCGGTGGCCACACGGTGGGCAAGTGCCACGGCAACGGCGATGCCGCGTTGCTGGGGCTGGAGCCCGAGGCGGCCGACGTCGAGGATCAGGGCCTAGGCTGGAACAACAAGACCAAGCGCGGCATCGGTCGCGACACCGTGACCAGTGGTATCGAAGGTGCCTGGACCACCCATCCGACCCGGTGGGATAACGGTTACTTCCGCATGCTGCTCGACCACGAGTGGGAGCTCAAGAAGAGCCCGGCCGGGGCCTGGCAATGGCAGCCCGTCGACATCGAGGAGGAAGACAAGCCCGTCGATGTCGAGGATCCCTCGATCCGCTATTCCCCGATCATGACCGATGCCGACATGGCCATGAAGATGGACCCGACGTATCGGCAGATCGCCGAGCGGTTCTACAAGGATCCAGATTACCTCTCGGAGGTCTTCGCTCGGGCCTGGTTCAAGCTCACGCATCGCGACATGGGCCCCAAGTCCCGCTACATCGGCCCCGATGCCCCGCAGGAAGACCTGATCTGGCAGGATCCGGTGCCCGCCGGGCGGACTGACTATGACGTCGACGCCGTCAAGGCCAAGATCGCGGCCAGCGGCCTGAGCGTCAGCGAGATGGTCGCGACGGCTTGGGACAGCGCCCGGACCTTCCGCGGCTCGGACATGCGCGGCGGTGCCAACGGTGCACGCATCCGTCTGTCGCCGCACAAGGACTGGGAGGGCAACGAGCCAGCGCGGCTCGCCAAGGTGCTGGATGCGCTTCAGGGCATCGCGGCGCAGACCGGCGCCAGCGTCGCCGACGTCATCGTCCTCGCCGGCAATGTCGGGATCGAGCAGGCGGCCAAGGCGGCCGGCTTCGACGTCAAGGTCCCCTTCGCGCCCGGTCGAGGCGATGCCACCGAGGAGATGACGGACGCCGACTCGTTCGCCCCGCTCGAGCCGATCCACGACGGGTATCGCAACTGGCTGAAGAAGGATTATGCCGTCAAGCCCGAGGAGTTGATGCTCGATCGTACGCAGCTGATGGGCCTGACCGCCCCCGAGATGACGGTGCTCGTCGGTGGCATGCGGGTCGTGGGCGCCAATTACGGCGGTGCCAAGCACGGTGTGTTCACCGATCGCGAAGGTGCCCTGACGAACGACTTCTTCATCAACCTGACGGACATGGCCTATACCTGGGTACCGACCGGCAGCAACCTCTACGAGATCCGCGACCGCAAGAGCGGCGAGACCAAGTGGACGGCGACCCGGGTCGATCTGGTCTTCGGGTCCAACGCGATCCTGCGGGCCTATGCCGAGGTCTATGCGCAGGACGACAACAAGGAGAAGTTCGTCGACGACTTCGTGGCCGCATGGACCAAGGTCATGAACGCCGACCGCTTCGATTTGGCCTAA
- a CDS encoding bacteriohemerythrin, which yields MHQDVSRRVAALQGLAFHSLKPLLSWRKDFEIDEPTIDGQHEAIFEMALEATELAQEPSDDGRLIDMFERFGRGLEAHFRYEEAMLAEIGYPELEHHRAQHRAMLSELDFIRRRLAGNGADWPHQALVLLNFMLGVTVGHILRGDVSYARYIHEATGIDP from the coding sequence ATGCATCAAGACGTCAGTAGGCGAGTCGCCGCCCTTCAGGGACTGGCCTTTCACTCCTTGAAGCCGCTGTTGAGTTGGCGTAAAGATTTCGAAATCGACGAGCCGACGATCGACGGCCAGCACGAAGCGATCTTCGAGATGGCCCTTGAGGCCACCGAGTTGGCGCAGGAGCCAAGCGACGATGGCCGATTGATCGACATGTTCGAGCGCTTCGGCCGTGGTCTCGAAGCGCATTTTCGCTACGAAGAGGCCATGCTGGCCGAGATCGGGTATCCCGAGCTGGAGCATCACCGCGCCCAGCATCGGGCGATGTTGTCGGAACTTGACTTCATTCGCCGCCGGTTGGCAGGCAACGGAGCCGACTGGCCTCACCAGGCCCTTGTCTTGTTGAACTTCATGTTGGGGGTCACGGTCGGGCACATCCTGCGCGGCGACGTGAGCTATGCCCGCTACATCCATGAAGCCACTGGTATCGATCCTTGA
- a CDS encoding Sfum_1244 family protein yields the protein MSPQQLGALAGAVQHNCHVCDARHGADYSLCIYLMKMREYYRWEQGLPFGSTLGREAVGDWLQAREQLWEALEEADVEPISIDGRFYDPYDAEAINQALAGHGLVYSGGLGRGARPHFFLGNLERRIQADGHTVYVAATEHARDLISPPAMTLGDTIFLRREALLRLLWEKLEGWRWSRPDNALGRAFACYDFDADLEGSLEAMTDREIANTLLHERGEHRAGGLLGDADWNAMLLDLVATPAEPMARAVRDHLADCLVTLPQLAEAGEAAALHFYVGNLTPLRRDIFPSLARAYETWRHTGDTGELAAVAGAGRSHWRRLAEGMLALHRARRTEAVADIRELIEGHRL from the coding sequence ATGAGCCCTCAGCAACTGGGTGCCCTCGCCGGCGCCGTCCAGCACAATTGCCACGTCTGCGATGCGCGCCATGGCGCCGATTACTCGCTGTGCATCTACCTGATGAAGATGCGCGAATACTATCGTTGGGAGCAGGGGTTGCCCTTCGGGTCCACCCTCGGCCGTGAGGCGGTCGGCGATTGGCTACAGGCGCGCGAGCAGCTCTGGGAGGCGCTGGAGGAGGCCGACGTCGAGCCCATTTCGATCGACGGTCGGTTTTACGATCCCTACGATGCCGAGGCGATCAATCAGGCCCTCGCCGGACACGGGTTGGTCTACAGCGGTGGACTCGGCCGTGGTGCGAGGCCGCATTTCTTTCTCGGGAATCTGGAACGACGCATCCAGGCCGACGGTCATACCGTCTACGTGGCCGCGACCGAGCATGCCCGCGACCTGATCTCGCCTCCGGCGATGACGCTCGGCGATACCATCTTTCTGCGACGCGAGGCGTTGCTTCGCCTGCTCTGGGAGAAGCTGGAGGGTTGGCGCTGGAGCCGTCCGGACAATGCCCTGGGCCGCGCCTTTGCCTGCTACGATTTCGATGCCGATCTGGAGGGTTCGCTGGAGGCGATGACGGACCGCGAGATCGCCAACACGCTGTTGCATGAACGTGGCGAGCACCGCGCCGGCGGCCTGCTCGGCGATGCGGACTGGAATGCGATGCTGCTCGATCTGGTCGCGACCCCAGCCGAGCCGATGGCCCGCGCCGTGCGCGACCACCTGGCGGACTGCCTGGTGACGCTGCCACAGCTCGCCGAGGCCGGAGAGGCTGCGGCGCTGCATTTCTATGTCGGCAACCTCACCCCATTGCGCCGCGACATCTTCCCGAGCCTGGCCCGCGCCTACGAGACCTGGCGCCACACCGGTGATACGGGCGAGTTGGCGGCAGTCGCCGGTGCCGGTCGCTCGCACTGGCGCCGGCTTGCCGAGGGGATGCTCGCGCTGCATCGCGCGCGGCGTACCGAAGCCGTCGCGGATATCCGCGAACTCATCGAGGGTCACCGGCTCTGA
- a CDS encoding DUF3376 domain-containing protein, whose amino-acid sequence MSAQVNLGLTFYGGVSLAVFEAGIAYELVRAVQFSRTGDSRRHGLPEIHVDVITGTSAGGLAAVQLAAALGGTDTEAVLAAMVSIWANDADIEALLPTADFDRQGFLDNQRLRDRVGNVLERAAQDSGEPRLEDDLDAFLTLTNLSGLREPVVLAEDPTAPTFPTTRHVEYERFRADDVTDAKQWPRFVDAAAITAGFPVAFPPALKPSTEIDEGKPDSERTRFVYVDGGVMDNRPLGLALDAIAEKPSPQRLFFFIDPNETWLPPSYGAADLDERRLDPWGIYSKIGVVARSDSIFNDLVRVRGMYQDLDLLSSLAGQVFANERFREELLDVYPRVVERNFNPEAWGVWLLVKDAVGQEVQEAWARVGEQQRFALRARLHEFVDQMVENGRLDSQHADGIMVAIDTAPGWTEYYAALRGLREIDKRFRQLKYRLWHDHFRKGPRVGSQLPDELQGLLRQALADLAEAAARLRAERDGLAGHLLGSAVLSSLRLSEEERAVLSAHFYDYAQAMQVLESLAGVRSSPNLSVRRVTPFDIYAEGTDLTSVKPLAGGSLGAFGGFLEGRWRINDLLVGRLAMRAQLRRNGLIPDSAFADYLAWSKGRDLGVVAQLQANSPAPVPEADALKRLAEADLPTAGFTGDDDKPAPLLSGRDMEVGVLPGSRMGPVMRRLVDSLQRVLRLNRDRAFYRVLQALLRPLLAAVGGLLWATEQSFRLGTPHAGDTTEAFLKRFGWILGWLAIAVFILVLFILSR is encoded by the coding sequence ATGAGTGCGCAGGTCAATCTGGGACTGACTTTCTACGGCGGCGTCTCGCTCGCGGTCTTCGAGGCCGGCATCGCCTACGAGCTGGTGCGAGCGGTGCAATTCAGCCGCACTGGCGACAGCAGGCGTCACGGTCTACCCGAGATCCATGTCGATGTGATCACGGGCACCTCGGCCGGGGGGCTCGCCGCCGTGCAGCTGGCCGCTGCGCTCGGCGGCACGGATACCGAGGCTGTGCTCGCCGCCATGGTCTCGATCTGGGCCAACGATGCCGATATCGAGGCACTCCTGCCGACGGCGGACTTCGATAGGCAGGGCTTCCTCGACAATCAGCGGCTGCGCGACCGAGTCGGCAACGTCCTCGAGCGCGCCGCCCAGGACTCGGGCGAGCCGCGCCTGGAGGACGATCTCGACGCCTTCCTGACCTTGACCAATCTGAGCGGCTTGCGCGAGCCCGTGGTCCTCGCCGAAGACCCCACCGCGCCGACCTTCCCGACGACGCGCCACGTCGAGTACGAGCGCTTCCGCGCCGACGATGTTACCGACGCCAAGCAATGGCCGCGTTTCGTCGATGCCGCGGCCATCACGGCCGGCTTCCCGGTTGCCTTCCCGCCGGCGCTCAAGCCCAGCACCGAGATCGACGAAGGCAAGCCGGACTCGGAGCGGACCCGCTTCGTCTATGTCGATGGCGGTGTCATGGACAACCGACCCCTCGGCCTCGCCCTGGACGCCATCGCCGAGAAACCGTCGCCCCAGCGCCTGTTCTTCTTCATCGACCCGAACGAGACTTGGCTCCCGCCGAGCTACGGGGCCGCCGATCTCGACGAGCGCCGGCTGGACCCCTGGGGCATCTACTCGAAGATCGGCGTCGTCGCGCGCTCGGACTCGATCTTCAACGATCTGGTTCGTGTCCGCGGCATGTACCAGGATCTCGACCTGCTCTCCTCGCTGGCAGGCCAGGTCTTCGCCAACGAGAGGTTTCGTGAGGAGCTTCTCGACGTCTACCCGAGGGTCGTCGAGCGCAATTTCAACCCCGAGGCCTGGGGCGTCTGGCTGCTGGTGAAGGATGCGGTCGGCCAAGAGGTCCAGGAGGCCTGGGCGCGGGTCGGCGAACAGCAGCGCTTCGCGCTACGCGCCCGCTTGCACGAGTTCGTCGATCAGATGGTCGAGAACGGACGTCTCGATTCACAACATGCCGACGGGATCATGGTCGCGATCGACACCGCCCCGGGGTGGACGGAATACTACGCGGCCCTGCGCGGCCTGCGCGAGATCGACAAGCGCTTCCGTCAGCTCAAGTATCGCCTCTGGCATGACCATTTTCGGAAGGGTCCGCGGGTCGGCAGCCAGTTGCCCGATGAGCTGCAAGGCCTCCTCCGGCAGGCACTCGCCGACCTCGCCGAGGCCGCGGCACGTCTGCGCGCCGAGCGCGACGGCCTGGCCGGGCACCTCTTGGGCAGCGCGGTGTTGTCGTCGCTCAGGCTATCGGAGGAGGAAAGGGCGGTTCTTTCCGCCCATTTCTACGACTATGCCCAGGCCATGCAGGTGCTCGAGAGCCTGGCTGGTGTCCGCTCGAGCCCCAATCTCTCCGTCCGGCGCGTCACACCGTTCGACATCTACGCCGAGGGTACCGACCTCACCTCGGTCAAGCCATTGGCTGGCGGGTCCCTCGGTGCCTTCGGCGGCTTCCTGGAAGGGCGTTGGCGTATCAACGACCTCCTGGTCGGGCGTCTCGCCATGCGGGCGCAGCTCCGCCGTAATGGCCTGATTCCGGACTCGGCCTTCGCCGATTATTTGGCCTGGTCGAAGGGGCGCGATCTGGGTGTCGTCGCCCAGCTGCAGGCGAATTCGCCCGCGCCCGTGCCCGAGGCCGACGCGCTGAAGCGGCTGGCAGAGGCCGATCTCCCGACGGCCGGTTTCACCGGCGATGACGACAAGCCGGCCCCCTTGCTCAGCGGCCGGGATATGGAGGTGGGCGTGCTGCCCGGTTCCCGGATGGGTCCGGTGATGCGCCGCCTCGTCGATTCGCTCCAGCGTGTCCTGCGGCTGAACCGGGATCGGGCGTTCTATCGAGTACTACAGGCCCTGCTGCGACCGCTGCTAGCCGCCGTCGGTGGGCTGCTTTGGGCCACCGAGCAATCGTTCCGCCTTGGTACGCCGCATGCCGGTGACACCACCGAGGCCTTCCTCAAGCGGTTCGGTTGGATCCTGGGGTGGCTGGCGATCGCCGTCTTCATCCTGGTCCTGTTCATTCTGTCGCGTTAG
- the cobM gene encoding precorrin-4 C(11)-methyltransferase, which produces MTVHFIGAGPGAADLITVRGRDLLARCPVCLYAGSIVPAELLAHCPPGARLVDTAPLDLDAIEAEYRAAEAAGLDVARLHSGDLSIWSAVAEQIRRLRRLGIPYTLTPGVPAFAAAAAALGCELTVPEVAQSLVLTRVSGRASQMPPSETLETFARSRATLAIHLAIHRLEEIVATLTPFYGPDCPVAIVARATHTDEVVLRGTLADIVATFRTRPQERTTLILVGPALAAADFRESALYDPDYHRRYRSGAPE; this is translated from the coding sequence ATGACCGTCCACTTCATCGGCGCCGGCCCGGGCGCCGCCGACCTCATCACCGTGCGCGGCCGGGACCTCCTCGCGCGCTGCCCGGTCTGCCTCTACGCCGGCTCGATCGTCCCCGCCGAGCTGCTCGCCCACTGTCCGCCCGGGGCCCGCCTGGTCGACACCGCACCCCTCGACCTCGACGCCATCGAAGCCGAGTACCGCGCTGCCGAGGCCGCCGGGCTCGACGTCGCCCGCCTGCACTCGGGGGATCTGTCGATCTGGAGCGCCGTCGCCGAGCAGATCCGCCGGCTGCGTCGTCTCGGCATCCCCTACACCCTGACCCCCGGGGTACCGGCCTTCGCCGCGGCCGCCGCCGCGCTCGGCTGCGAGCTCACGGTGCCCGAGGTGGCCCAGAGCCTGGTGCTGACGCGCGTCTCCGGGCGCGCCTCGCAAATGCCGCCGAGCGAGACCCTGGAGACCTTCGCCCGCAGCCGCGCGACCCTGGCGATCCACCTGGCGATCCACCGCTTGGAGGAGATCGTCGCGACCCTGACCCCCTTCTATGGGCCAGATTGCCCGGTCGCCATCGTGGCCCGCGCCACGCATACCGACGAGGTGGTGCTGCGCGGTACCCTCGCCGACATCGTCGCGACCTTCCGCACCCGTCCCCAGGAGCGCACCACGCTGATCCTGGTCGGCCCGGCGCTGGCCGCCGCCGACTTCCGCGAGAGCGCCCTCTACGACCCGGACTACCACCGCCGCTATCGCTCCGGCGCGCCGGAGTGA
- a CDS encoding cobalamin biosynthesis protein: MTVAGLGCRGGCPTEAVLALIAEALARAGGRLDALATAAFKGDEPGLVAAARHLGLPLLAIEPAALAAVAAACPTRSARVLAAVGHASVAEAAALAATAPRGTLILPRISNGLATCALAREEEP; the protein is encoded by the coding sequence ATGACCGTCGCCGGCCTGGGCTGCCGTGGCGGCTGCCCGACCGAGGCCGTGCTGGCGCTGATCGCCGAGGCCTTGGCCCGGGCCGGCGGCCGGCTCGATGCGCTCGCGACCGCGGCCTTCAAGGGGGATGAGCCGGGGCTCGTCGCCGCCGCGCGGCATCTAGGCCTGCCGCTGCTCGCGATCGAGCCGGCGGCGCTCGCGGCCGTCGCCGCCGCCTGTCCGACCCGCTCGGCGCGCGTGCTGGCGGCGGTCGGGCACGCCTCGGTCGCCGAGGCCGCGGCGCTCGCCGCCACCGCCCCGCGCGGCACCCTGATCCTGCCGCGCATCAGCAACGGGCTCGCGACTTGCGCGCTGGCCCGCGAGGAGGAGCCATGA